The following coding sequences lie in one Sulfuricella sp. genomic window:
- a CDS encoding bifunctional diguanylate cyclase/phosphodiesterase, with the protein MNQNNTLLSQAQNQSARLQALWQLATNRAKSDEEKAKLMLKLARDALEADSVLIGEMDDGHFVIRYLEDGLGLFEADGVCPLETLCSAAIQCGQSVYYYHMQESEQFRNTQMVHASGVQVYAGIPIWVGDDLYGTLVFLRRQQLAGLEFSNDDKVFMELLANWFGLMLLRSRQTQALQTQALTDTLTGLPNRRAAELRFIEEIGRSRRDDSGFSVAVADLDRFKLINDNFGHNVGDAVLRQSSRIMREALREGDWIARWGGEEFILFLHHSSGEEAFAAVERVRIALKSTPCITQSGDVEVTSSFGIGTFQPGDADMARTLSEADGCLYEAKRRGRDCVVASEGREGSILWRAGVLQRALQEQRVVAAYQVMVDLGTGKVVADEALARLKLKDGTVIPAIEFIEAAEGVNLIHEVDRVIVQQSMARCTAVLEQGFDPDFAHFINLSPQFLARKELVTQMLDLAMAMCPCNVEFKGNKPIVFEITERQLLTDFEGMRQDLQPLLDFGFRLALDDFGSGYSSFLYLAELPISFLKIEGWMVQNMRSNARVRYMVESMVSLSQRLGITTIAEFVEDGETADMLREMGVDWGQGYYFGRPEL; encoded by the coding sequence ATGAACCAGAACAATACCCTGCTCTCTCAGGCGCAGAATCAGTCGGCACGGCTTCAGGCGCTGTGGCAACTTGCCACGAATCGCGCCAAGTCGGACGAAGAAAAAGCAAAGCTGATGCTGAAACTGGCGCGGGATGCGCTGGAAGCCGATTCCGTGCTTATTGGGGAGATGGATGACGGGCACTTTGTCATCCGCTACCTGGAAGACGGCCTGGGCCTTTTTGAGGCTGATGGTGTATGCCCGCTGGAGACGCTCTGTTCAGCCGCGATTCAATGTGGTCAGAGTGTTTACTATTACCACATGCAGGAGAGTGAACAGTTCCGCAACACTCAGATGGTTCATGCTTCGGGCGTGCAGGTCTATGCGGGTATACCGATCTGGGTAGGGGATGATCTGTACGGCACCCTGGTATTTCTCCGCCGCCAGCAGTTGGCCGGGCTGGAATTCAGCAATGACGACAAGGTGTTCATGGAGCTGTTGGCAAACTGGTTTGGCCTGATGCTGCTACGTTCCCGGCAGACTCAGGCATTGCAGACCCAGGCGCTGACCGATACCTTGACCGGGCTGCCCAACCGGCGTGCTGCCGAACTGCGTTTCATCGAAGAAATTGGCCGCTCCAGGCGGGATGATAGCGGTTTTTCCGTGGCGGTTGCCGATCTTGACCGCTTCAAACTGATCAACGATAACTTTGGCCATAATGTGGGTGATGCAGTGCTGCGCCAATCCTCCCGGATTATGCGAGAGGCGTTGCGCGAGGGGGACTGGATTGCGCGCTGGGGCGGCGAGGAATTCATCCTGTTTCTGCATCATTCGAGCGGCGAAGAAGCTTTTGCCGCAGTGGAGCGTGTCCGGATTGCGCTCAAGTCCACACCTTGCATTACCCAGTCTGGCGATGTTGAGGTGACGTCAAGTTTTGGAATTGGCACGTTCCAGCCGGGGGATGCCGACATGGCGCGCACGCTTTCCGAGGCGGATGGCTGCCTGTATGAGGCAAAGCGGCGCGGGCGGGATTGCGTGGTGGCGAGTGAGGGCAGGGAAGGCTCGATATTGTGGCGGGCGGGTGTTCTGCAACGTGCGCTGCAGGAACAGCGCGTGGTGGCCGCCTATCAGGTAATGGTTGACCTCGGGACCGGCAAGGTTGTGGCCGACGAGGCCTTGGCCCGGTTGAAGCTGAAGGATGGAACCGTGATTCCGGCGATCGAGTTTATTGAGGCGGCCGAGGGAGTTAATCTGATCCACGAGGTGGATCGTGTCATCGTTCAGCAGTCCATGGCTCGCTGCACGGCGGTGCTTGAACAAGGCTTTGACCCGGATTTTGCGCATTTTATCAATCTTTCGCCGCAGTTCCTTGCTCGCAAGGAGTTGGTCACGCAAATGCTTGATTTGGCCATGGCTATGTGCCCTTGCAATGTCGAATTCAAGGGTAATAAACCTATCGTTTTCGAGATCACGGAGCGGCAATTACTGACCGATTTCGAGGGCATGCGACAGGATTTGCAACCGTTGCTGGATTTCGGCTTTCGCCTCGCTCTGGATGATTTTGGCAGTGGCTATTCATCTTTCCTTTACCTGGCCGAACTGCCTATCAGTTTCCTCAAAATTGAGGGCTGGATGGTGCAGAACATGCGCAGCAACGCGCGGGTACGTTATATGGTGGAAAGCATGGTTTCCCTGTCGCAGCGTTTGGGAATCACAACTATCGCGGAATTTGTCGAGGATGGTGAAACGGCGGATATGCTCCGGGAGATGGGGGTGGACTGGGGGCAGGGATATTATTTTGGCAGACCGGAATTATAG
- the der gene encoding ribosome biogenesis GTPase Der has protein sequence MKPTLVLVGRPNVGKSTLFNRLTKSRDALVADLPGLTRDRHYGHGLVGSKPYLVVDTGGFEPVAKDGIMHEMAKQTLQAVDEADCIIFLVDARHGLTPQDKIIADGLRKSGCPVFLAVNKAEGMRREVVAAEFHELALGDPLVISSAHGEGVRELIELALEGFPDEAEDDGREEDHPKVAIVGRPNVGKSTLVNRLLGEERVIAFDQPGTTRDSIYMDLERDGRRYTLIDTAGVRKKGKVFEAIEKFSVIKTLQAIEDANVVVLVLDARQDVSEQDAHIAGFILEAGRALVVAVNKWDGLDEARREVIKSDLGRKLQFLEFAKYHYISALQGSGVGGLFKSIDGAFAAAMKKMSTPMLTRVLMAATEKHQPPKVGPIRPKLRYAHQGGSNPPLVIVHGTAVSGVADSYKRYLESTFRKAFELEGTPLRVQFKQGSNPFAGRTPPPKTEADEKAAHSRRRRSRKTYGKKY, from the coding sequence ATGAAACCTACCCTGGTCCTGGTGGGACGGCCTAACGTCGGAAAATCCACCCTTTTCAATCGCCTTACCAAGAGCCGTGATGCGTTGGTGGCCGATTTGCCCGGTCTGACCCGGGATCGCCATTACGGCCACGGGCTGGTGGGCAGCAAGCCCTATCTGGTCGTGGATACCGGCGGATTCGAGCCAGTCGCCAAAGACGGGATCATGCACGAGATGGCGAAGCAGACCCTGCAGGCGGTGGATGAAGCCGACTGCATCATTTTCCTGGTGGATGCCCGTCATGGACTGACGCCGCAGGACAAGATCATTGCGGATGGCTTGCGCAAGTCAGGTTGCCCGGTATTTCTCGCCGTCAACAAGGCCGAGGGGATGCGCCGTGAAGTGGTGGCGGCGGAGTTCCATGAGCTGGCGCTGGGCGACCCGCTGGTGATTTCCTCCGCGCACGGCGAAGGTGTGCGAGAGCTGATCGAACTGGCACTGGAGGGGTTCCCCGACGAGGCGGAAGATGACGGACGGGAAGAGGACCATCCCAAGGTTGCCATCGTCGGCCGCCCCAATGTGGGCAAATCCACGCTGGTCAATCGCTTGCTGGGCGAAGAGCGGGTCATCGCCTTCGATCAGCCGGGCACGACTCGCGATAGCATCTACATGGACCTGGAGCGCGATGGACGGCGCTATACCCTGATTGATACTGCCGGGGTGCGCAAGAAGGGAAAAGTATTCGAGGCGATCGAGAAATTTTCTGTCATCAAGACCCTGCAGGCCATCGAAGACGCCAATGTAGTGGTGCTGGTACTGGACGCCCGTCAGGATGTCTCCGAGCAGGATGCGCATATTGCCGGCTTCATTCTGGAGGCGGGCAGGGCGCTGGTTGTTGCGGTGAACAAATGGGATGGCCTGGATGAGGCTCGACGCGAGGTGATCAAGAGTGATCTGGGGCGCAAACTTCAGTTTCTCGAGTTCGCCAAGTACCACTATATTTCCGCCCTGCAGGGGAGTGGCGTAGGCGGGCTGTTCAAGTCCATCGACGGCGCTTTCGCGGCGGCGATGAAGAAAATGTCCACGCCCATGCTGACGCGCGTGCTGATGGCCGCGACTGAAAAACACCAGCCGCCCAAGGTTGGCCCGATCAGGCCGAAGCTGCGTTATGCTCACCAGGGGGGTTCCAATCCACCGCTGGTGATTGTGCATGGCACCGCGGTGAGCGGCGTGGCGGACAGCTACAAGCGTTATCTGGAAAGCACGTTCCGCAAGGCCTTCGAGCTTGAAGGCACCCCGCTTCGGGTGCAGTTCAAACAAGGCAGTAATCCCTTCGCCGGCCGGACGCCTCCGCCAAAAACCGAAGCTGATGAAAAAGCCGCGCACAGCAGAAGAAGGCGCAGCCGCAAGACGTATGGCAAAAAATATTGA
- the bamB gene encoding outer membrane protein assembly factor BamB, translating into MMLRAPLASVLVLSLAGCAGFGESISTGFGLWGSNERAEKPAPLIEIKPSMQLAVQWKAGVGSAGDYVFTPAVLDGSVYAAGHGGDIARFDAQSGKQLWRTVAGKKLSAGVGVGSGLVLVATRKGEVLAYDLDGKVVWESRVSSEVLSAPQVAENIVVVRAADGQIFGLDARDGKRKWVYQRTLPPLAIRSHAGVVVTRGGVFAGYAGGKLVALSLTNGVLGWEASVAQPRGATELERIADVTSQPVVDGNSICAVAYQGRVACFEIASGNLTWAREMSSVSGLSVDASSLYVSDIRGAVHALDKSSGASMWKQDKLLNRRLSAPVASSKHVAVADLEGYVHFLSREDGSFAARVATDGSSIMATPLLLEQNLLLQTRNGGLFALAPQ; encoded by the coding sequence ATGATGCTGCGTGCACCTTTGGCGAGCGTGCTGGTTTTATCGCTGGCTGGCTGTGCTGGTTTCGGTGAATCCATTTCCACCGGTTTCGGCTTGTGGGGAAGTAATGAGCGGGCGGAAAAACCTGCGCCACTGATCGAAATAAAGCCGTCCATGCAGCTTGCTGTTCAATGGAAGGCTGGTGTTGGCAGCGCTGGCGATTATGTATTCACCCCCGCCGTGCTGGACGGCAGTGTTTATGCTGCCGGCCATGGCGGAGATATTGCCCGCTTTGATGCCCAGAGCGGAAAGCAGTTGTGGCGCACGGTAGCAGGGAAAAAACTCTCCGCGGGTGTTGGCGTGGGTTCAGGTCTGGTCCTGGTGGCAACCCGCAAGGGGGAAGTGCTGGCCTACGACCTGGATGGCAAGGTTGTGTGGGAATCCAGAGTTTCGTCTGAAGTCCTGAGTGCCCCCCAAGTGGCGGAAAACATTGTAGTGGTGCGTGCGGCAGATGGGCAGATTTTTGGCCTGGATGCCCGTGACGGCAAGCGCAAGTGGGTGTATCAACGTACCTTGCCGCCTCTCGCAATTCGCAGTCATGCCGGCGTGGTGGTGACACGTGGCGGGGTGTTCGCAGGCTACGCCGGCGGGAAACTGGTGGCGCTATCGCTCACCAACGGCGTGCTGGGATGGGAAGCCAGCGTTGCTCAGCCGCGCGGCGCCACTGAACTGGAACGTATCGCCGACGTGACCAGCCAGCCGGTGGTGGATGGAAACAGCATTTGCGCCGTAGCTTATCAAGGGCGCGTTGCCTGCTTCGAAATTGCCAGTGGCAACCTGACCTGGGCGCGTGAAATGTCGAGTGTTTCCGGTTTGTCGGTGGATGCTTCCTCGCTTTATGTCAGCGATATCCGCGGGGCGGTGCATGCCCTGGACAAAAGTAGTGGCGCCAGCATGTGGAAGCAGGACAAGCTGCTGAATCGCCGCCTGAGCGCGCCGGTTGCAAGCAGCAAACATGTGGCGGTCGCTGACCTGGAAGGCTACGTGCATTTCCTGTCGCGTGAGGATGGCAGTTTTGCCGCGCGCGTGGCTACCGACGGCAGTTCGATTATGGCCACGCCTTTGTTGCTTGAGCAGAATCTGCTACTGCAGACACGTAATGGCGGCCTGTTTGCACTGGCTCCCCAATGA
- a CDS encoding tetratricopeptide repeat protein yields MAYDLEEQEQIDVVKDWWKRNGNAVLLGVAVFVAIVAGIQGWRYYQHQQTTQAAGLYEALQGAVEKRDAKVVREIAGQLMERFPRTSYASRAALGAARSNYEAGDVKSAKAQLQWVMERVKSDEVRDAARLQMAGVLLDEKNHDEALKLLESKHGAGFDGLYADLKGDVLLASGKSAEARAAYQLALEKMDPASGYRGLVQLKLDGLGG; encoded by the coding sequence ATGGCTTACGATCTGGAAGAACAGGAACAAATTGACGTCGTCAAGGATTGGTGGAAGCGGAACGGCAATGCCGTGCTGCTTGGCGTAGCGGTATTCGTGGCAATAGTCGCCGGCATCCAGGGCTGGCGATATTACCAGCACCAGCAGACGACTCAGGCAGCTGGCCTGTACGAAGCTCTCCAGGGAGCGGTCGAAAAACGTGACGCCAAAGTTGTGCGCGAAATTGCCGGTCAGCTCATGGAGCGGTTTCCGCGCACGTCATATGCTTCTCGCGCGGCACTCGGTGCTGCCAGGTCAAATTACGAAGCCGGGGATGTCAAGAGCGCCAAGGCCCAGTTGCAATGGGTAATGGAACGGGTAAAAAGTGATGAAGTCAGGGATGCTGCCCGGTTGCAGATGGCAGGCGTGTTGCTGGACGAGAAAAACCATGATGAAGCGCTCAAGCTTCTTGAGTCCAAGCATGGCGCGGGTTTTGATGGCCTGTACGCCGATTTGAAGGGTGATGTGCTGCTGGCCTCGGGCAAGAGCGCCGAGGCGCGTGCTGCCTATCAGCTTGCGCTGGAAAAAATGGACCCAGCCAGCGGCTATCGCGGGCTGGTGCAACTGAAACTGGATGGCTTGGGGGGATGA
- the hisS gene encoding histidine--tRNA ligase: protein MSQIQAIRGMNDILPEQAALWEFFEDTVRDWLHSYGYKCIRMPIVEQTGLFKRAIGEVTDIVEKEMYTFTDALNGESLTLRPEGTASCVRAVLQHNLLYNAPQRLWYMGPMFRHERPQKGRYRQFHQVGVESLGFAGPDMDAEQIMMTARLWKKLGLQDVALEINTLGSSGDRARHRARLVHYLEQHLDLLDEDSKRRLHTNPLRVLDSKNPALQALIEAAPKLLDDLDEASLKHFDEVQGMLREAGIEYRINPRLVRGLDYYNFTVFEWVTTRLGAQGTVCAGGRYDGLIEQIGGKPAPACGFAMGVERLLALLEEQKFQPPEQPVDAYLVHQGEAADRFAPLAAEALREQGLHVILHCGGGSFKTQMKKADASGARYAVIIGDNEAADRQLTLKPLRALGDQACMTIDEAAGVMGNRI, encoded by the coding sequence ATGAGCCAGATCCAAGCCATTCGCGGCATGAACGATATCCTGCCGGAACAAGCCGCCCTGTGGGAGTTTTTCGAGGACACGGTGCGTGACTGGCTGCACAGCTACGGCTACAAGTGCATTCGCATGCCCATCGTGGAACAGACCGGGCTGTTCAAACGCGCTATCGGCGAAGTAACCGATATCGTGGAGAAGGAGATGTATACCTTCACCGATGCGCTTAATGGCGAGAGCCTGACATTGCGTCCGGAGGGGACGGCATCCTGCGTGCGCGCCGTGCTGCAGCACAATCTGCTTTACAATGCGCCGCAGCGCTTGTGGTACATGGGGCCGATGTTCCGCCACGAGCGTCCGCAGAAAGGGCGTTACCGCCAGTTTCATCAGGTTGGCGTGGAGTCTCTGGGCTTTGCCGGTCCGGATATGGACGCAGAGCAAATCATGATGACGGCGCGGCTGTGGAAAAAACTTGGCTTGCAGGATGTGGCACTGGAAATCAATACACTCGGCAGTTCAGGAGATCGCGCCCGTCACCGCGCCCGCCTCGTGCATTACCTGGAGCAGCATCTCGATCTTCTGGACGAGGATTCGAAGCGCCGCCTGCACACCAATCCCCTGCGTGTGCTGGACAGCAAGAACCCGGCCCTGCAGGCATTGATCGAGGCTGCACCGAAGTTGCTGGACGATCTGGATGAGGCCTCGCTCAAGCATTTTGATGAAGTGCAGGGAATGCTGCGCGAGGCCGGTATTGAATACCGCATCAATCCGCGTCTGGTGCGGGGGCTGGATTACTACAATTTCACTGTGTTCGAATGGGTGACGACGCGCCTGGGTGCGCAGGGTACGGTGTGCGCCGGCGGACGTTACGACGGGCTGATCGAACAGATTGGAGGAAAGCCGGCGCCTGCTTGTGGTTTTGCCATGGGCGTGGAGCGTTTGCTGGCACTTCTGGAAGAGCAGAAGTTTCAGCCGCCCGAACAGCCTGTTGACGCCTACCTGGTACATCAGGGTGAAGCTGCGGACCGCTTTGCGCCGCTGGCCGCTGAAGCGTTGCGCGAACAGGGCTTGCACGTGATTCTTCATTGCGGCGGCGGCAGTTTCAAAACGCAGATGAAAAAGGCAGATGCCAGCGGAGCGCGCTATGCGGTGATCATCGGCGATAACGAAGCGGCTGACCGGCAACTGACGCTCAAGCCGCTGCGCGCATTGGGCGATCAGGCGTGCATGACGATAGACGAAGCAGCGGGTGTGATGGGAAACAGGATCTGA
- the ispG gene encoding flavodoxin-dependent (E)-4-hydroxy-3-methylbut-2-enyl-diphosphate synthase — protein MFKVEIPRRKSRQIKVGNVLIGGDAPISVQTMTNTETTDVDATVAQIERAAKAGADIVRVSIPSMEAAEAFGLIRKRSPVPLVTDIHFDYKIALRVAELGADCLRINPGNIGREDRVKAVVQSAKDHGIPIRIGVNAGSLEKDLQKKYGEPTPEALVESALRHIEILERLNFPDFKVSLKASEIFMTVEAYKQLAGQIDQPLHLGITEAGGLRSGSVKSAIGLGMILASGIGDTIRVSLAADPVEEVKVGFDILKSLHLRNKGVNIIACPSCSRQNFDVIKVVNALEQRLEDVLEHLDVAVIGCIVNGPGEAREADIGLAGGEPNLLYLDGKPSHKVSDDEIVDQIEREVRAKIAAKQQKP, from the coding sequence ATGTTCAAAGTTGAGATTCCCCGCCGCAAGAGCCGGCAGATCAAGGTTGGCAATGTACTGATTGGCGGTGATGCGCCGATTTCGGTGCAAACCATGACCAACACCGAGACGACTGATGTGGATGCCACCGTGGCACAGATCGAGCGTGCAGCCAAGGCGGGCGCGGATATCGTGCGCGTGTCGATACCCAGCATGGAGGCGGCAGAAGCTTTCGGCCTGATCAGGAAGCGCTCTCCCGTGCCGCTGGTGACCGACATCCATTTCGATTACAAAATTGCCCTGCGCGTGGCGGAGCTGGGTGCGGACTGCCTGCGCATCAATCCCGGCAACATTGGCCGCGAGGATCGCGTCAAGGCCGTGGTGCAGTCGGCCAAGGACCACGGCATCCCGATCCGCATCGGCGTCAACGCCGGTTCCCTGGAAAAGGATCTGCAGAAGAAATATGGCGAACCCACACCGGAAGCCCTGGTGGAATCCGCGCTGCGCCATATCGAGATTCTCGAGCGCCTGAACTTCCCTGATTTCAAGGTCAGCCTCAAGGCCTCGGAAATCTTCATGACAGTGGAAGCCTACAAGCAGCTTGCCGGTCAGATTGATCAGCCCTTGCATCTGGGTATTACCGAAGCCGGCGGGCTGCGTTCCGGCAGCGTGAAGTCGGCAATAGGCCTGGGCATGATTCTGGCGTCCGGTATCGGCGACACCATCCGCGTTTCCCTTGCCGCCGACCCGGTGGAAGAGGTCAAGGTCGGCTTTGATATCCTGAAGAGCCTGCACCTGCGCAACAAGGGCGTGAATATCATCGCCTGTCCGTCCTGCTCACGCCAGAATTTCGATGTGATCAAGGTGGTGAATGCCCTGGAACAGCGCCTCGAGGACGTGCTGGAGCATCTCGATGTGGCGGTGATCGGCTGCATAGTGAATGGCCCGGGTGAAGCACGCGAGGCGGATATCGGGCTTGCCGGCGGTGAGCCGAACCTGCTTTACCTGGACGGAAAGCCCAGTCACAAGGTCAGCGATGACGAGATTGTCGATCAGATCGAGCGCGAAGTACGCGCCAAGATCGCGGCAAAACAACAAAAACCCTGA
- a CDS encoding RodZ domain-containing protein: MTDIVEEQTDAPPREGAGARLKRERESQGLSLFDAARALRLSEKQITALEADDYSKLPGRTFVRGFIRNYARLVQLDPEPLMARLFFGNEEESHQIQAPSQKIRFSEHESKPWLKWLLMAFVVVAVVSWAVLQWLGPEETKSAIVPRTAEPVALPSKVVPAEPEIVLSPVSEPAVALPPPVIPAAEPATPASMAVSATTLARLKMTFSGRAWVEVRDKNGKIIHSQNNTAGTDQTVEGEAPLSLVIGSSPNVKLIYKGQPVDLSAFAKADVARLTLE; the protein is encoded by the coding sequence GTGACGGATATTGTCGAAGAACAAACAGACGCTCCACCTCGGGAGGGTGCGGGCGCCAGACTCAAGCGTGAACGGGAAAGCCAGGGTCTGAGCCTGTTTGACGCTGCGCGTGCGCTGCGTCTGAGTGAAAAGCAGATTACAGCACTTGAGGCGGACGATTACTCGAAGCTGCCTGGCCGCACTTTTGTTCGTGGATTCATCAGGAACTATGCGCGCCTGGTACAGCTTGATCCTGAACCATTAATGGCCCGGCTTTTTTTCGGAAACGAGGAGGAGTCGCACCAGATTCAAGCACCCTCGCAGAAGATCCGTTTTTCCGAGCACGAATCCAAACCCTGGTTGAAATGGTTGCTGATGGCTTTTGTTGTTGTGGCCGTGGTTTCCTGGGCTGTGTTGCAGTGGCTTGGCCCTGAGGAAACCAAATCGGCGATTGTGCCCCGCACGGCCGAGCCGGTGGCTCTGCCCTCAAAAGTGGTTCCAGCGGAGCCTGAAATTGTGCTGTCGCCTGTGTCCGAGCCTGCTGTTGCGCTGCCGCCGCCGGTCATCCCGGCGGCAGAGCCCGCGACGCCGGCCAGCATGGCCGTATCCGCCACTACGCTGGCGCGCTTGAAGATGACTTTTTCTGGCCGTGCCTGGGTCGAGGTGCGTGATAAAAATGGAAAAATCATTCATTCGCAGAACAATACAGCGGGTACTGACCAGACCGTGGAGGGTGAGGCGCCCTTATCCCTGGTGATCGGGAGTTCGCCTAATGTGAAATTGATTTACAAAGGCCAGCCCGTTGATCTTTCCGCATTCGCCAAGGCCGATGTGGCGCGGCTGACCCTGGAGTGA
- the pilW gene encoding type IV pilus biogenesis/stability protein PilW → MKKLLAMMLMACACAALPVLAQSQSDETKRAQIHTELGAGYFGMGKLGVALEELNIAIKSDSSYAPAYNILGLVYMELREYDKADESFKRSLNIDSGNSDAHNNYGWFLCQRDRVDEAIGHFMSALKNPLYSTPEKAYLNAGQCSLKKGDDQGAEDFFLRAIKFQPVPPQALFYLADIQFRRGKNNDALFYLEHYMKSGPTPEGLWLGARIAHRLGNRDAEVNYGLQLRKNFPDSREAIAFRNGQFANVGAAEGRQ, encoded by the coding sequence ATGAAGAAACTGCTGGCAATGATGTTGATGGCGTGTGCCTGTGCGGCGTTGCCGGTGTTGGCGCAGTCGCAGTCCGACGAGACCAAGCGGGCCCAGATTCACACTGAGCTGGGCGCCGGCTATTTTGGCATGGGCAAGCTGGGCGTGGCGCTGGAAGAACTCAATATCGCCATCAAGTCGGATTCCTCGTACGCACCAGCCTACAATATCCTCGGCCTGGTTTACATGGAACTGAGGGAGTACGACAAGGCGGATGAGAGCTTCAAACGTTCCCTCAATATCGATTCCGGCAATTCCGATGCGCACAACAACTACGGCTGGTTCCTGTGTCAGCGCGACCGCGTGGACGAGGCGATTGGCCATTTCATGAGCGCATTGAAAAACCCGCTCTATTCCACGCCGGAAAAGGCTTATCTCAATGCCGGCCAGTGTTCCCTGAAGAAAGGCGATGATCAGGGAGCGGAAGATTTCTTCCTGCGTGCCATCAAATTCCAGCCTGTACCTCCCCAGGCCCTGTTTTATCTTGCGGATATACAGTTTCGCCGCGGCAAGAACAATGATGCCCTGTTTTACCTTGAGCATTACATGAAAAGCGGGCCAACTCCTGAAGGGCTGTGGCTCGGTGCGCGCATCGCCCATCGTCTTGGAAACCGCGATGCCGAAGTCAATTATGGTTTGCAGTTGAGGAAGAATTTTCCGGATTCTCGCGAGGCGATCGCGTTCCGTAATGGCCAGTTCGCCAACGTGGGTGCGGCAGAGGGGCGGCAGTGA
- the rlmN gene encoding 23S rRNA (adenine(2503)-C(2))-methyltransferase RlmN: MTVNLLNFDLPQLTAYFAEIGEKPFRAKQVMRWMHHFGENDFARMSDLAKSLREKLSISAVVEPPRLIKEQLSDDGTRKWLLDVGAGNGIETVFIPEDERGTLCISSQVGCALECSFCSTARQGFNRNLSVAEIIGQLWWANRALGRDPKGDRIISNVVLMGMGEPLANFDNVVTALNIMLDDHAYGLSRRRVTVSTSGLVPAMDRLRDTCPVALAVSLHAPNDALRDVLVPINRKYPLAELMAACRRYIEKAPRDFVTFEYVMLDGVNDSVAHARELIALVRDVPCKFNLIPFNPFPLSGYQRSRPEAVRQFRDTLMQAGLVATTRKTRGDDIDAACGQLAGQVQDKTKRTQYKIVEAAI; this comes from the coding sequence GTGACCGTTAATCTGCTCAACTTCGATCTCCCTCAGCTCACCGCCTATTTTGCCGAAATTGGCGAAAAGCCTTTTCGCGCAAAGCAGGTGATGCGCTGGATGCATCACTTTGGCGAGAATGATTTTGCCCGCATGAGTGATCTGGCCAAGTCGTTGCGTGAGAAGTTAAGCATTTCAGCCGTGGTTGAACCGCCGCGGCTGATCAAGGAACAATTGTCCGACGACGGCACCCGCAAGTGGTTGCTCGACGTCGGCGCCGGTAACGGCATCGAAACCGTTTTCATCCCCGAGGATGAGCGTGGCACTTTATGCATTTCCAGCCAGGTGGGGTGCGCGCTGGAGTGCAGTTTTTGCTCCACGGCCCGCCAGGGTTTCAACCGTAATCTGTCCGTGGCTGAAATCATCGGCCAGTTGTGGTGGGCCAATAGGGCTCTGGGGCGTGATCCCAAAGGGGATCGTATTATTTCCAACGTGGTGCTGATGGGCATGGGCGAACCACTGGCCAACTTTGACAACGTGGTGACTGCGCTCAATATCATGCTTGACGACCATGCCTATGGATTGTCGCGCCGCCGCGTGACGGTGAGCACGTCCGGCCTGGTCCCGGCAATGGATCGTCTGCGCGACACCTGCCCGGTGGCGCTGGCGGTATCCCTGCATGCGCCCAATGATGCACTGCGCGATGTGCTGGTGCCGATCAACCGGAAATATCCCCTGGCCGAGCTGATGGCCGCCTGCCGGCGTTATATCGAGAAGGCGCCACGGGATTTTGTGACTTTCGAATATGTCATGCTGGATGGTGTCAACGACAGTGTGGCTCATGCGCGTGAACTGATAGCATTGGTGCGGGATGTGCCATGCAAGTTCAACTTGATCCCTTTCAATCCTTTTCCCCTGTCGGGTTACCAACGCTCCCGCCCGGAGGCGGTGCGGCAATTTCGCGATACGCTAATGCAGGCCGGGCTGGTGGCAACCACCCGCAAGACGCGTGGCGATGATATCGACGCCGCCTGCGGGCAACTGGCGGGGCAGGTGCAGGACAAGACCAAACGGACTCAGTACAAAATAGTGGAGGCTGCGATATGA
- the ndk gene encoding nucleoside-diphosphate kinase has product MAVERTLSIIKPDAVAKNAIGKIYSRFESNGLKIAASKMKHLSRAEAEGFYAVHRERPFFKDLVDFMISGPVMIQVLEGENAIAMNRELMGATDPKKAEKGTIRADFAESIDANAVHGSDGPDTAKAEICYFFPAMEVYAR; this is encoded by the coding sequence ATGGCTGTAGAACGCACCCTGTCCATTATTAAACCCGATGCCGTAGCCAAGAATGCCATTGGCAAGATTTATTCCCGCTTCGAAAGCAACGGCCTCAAGATCGCCGCCTCCAAAATGAAGCATCTGTCCCGTGCCGAAGCCGAAGGTTTTTACGCTGTCCACCGCGAGCGTCCTTTCTTCAAGGATCTGGTGGATTTCATGATTTCCGGACCGGTGATGATCCAGGTTCTGGAAGGTGAAAATGCAATTGCCATGAACCGCGAACTGATGGGTGCCACTGACCCCAAGAAAGCCGAAAAAGGCACGATCCGCGCCGATTTCGCCGAGAGCATCGATGCCAATGCCGTGCATGGTTCTGATGGTCCCGATACCGCCAAGGCGGAAATCTGCTATTTCTTCCCCGCGATGGAAGTTTACGCGCGCTAA